Proteins from one Ficedula albicollis isolate OC2 chromosome 3, FicAlb1.5, whole genome shotgun sequence genomic window:
- the RNF146 gene encoding E3 ubiquitin-protein ligase RNF146, with protein sequence MAGCGEVDHSINMLPTNRKTNESCTNAAPSLQVPECAICLQTCVHPVSLPCKHVFCYLCVKGASWLGKRCALCRQEIPEDFLDKPTLLSPEELKAASRGNGEYAWYYEGRNGWWQYDERTSRELEDAFSKGKKSTEMLIAGFLYVADLENMVQYRRNEHGRRRKIKRDIIDIPKKGVAGLRLDCDTNTVNLTRESSADGADSTLTPGAAAVQPLAPISVRPLPALDGQLVSPATPSPDASNSLENSFAHLQINGDSMAERSHRGEGEEDHESPSSGRVPAPDTSVEETESDASSDSEDVSAHLQQRLSSGQQRHLNAGASQAGADRPGAGGEVANTSVRSRRPDGQCTVTEV encoded by the coding sequence ATGGCTGGCTGTGGTGAAGTAGATCATTCAATCAACATGCTTCCCACAAATAGGAAGACAAATGAGTCGTGTACCAATGCAGCACCTTCCCTGCAAGTCCCTGAATGCGCCATCTGTCTGCAAACGTGTGTCCATCCAGTAAGTCTGCCCTGTAAACATGTTTTCTGCTATCTGTGTGTTAAGGGAGCTTCCTGGCTTGGGAAACGATGTGCACTGTGCCGGCAGGAGATTCCTGAGGATTTTCTTGACAAGCCAACCTTACTGTCACCTGAAGAACTCAAAGCAGCAAGCAGAGGCAATGGAGAATATGCTTGGTACTATGAAGGTAGAAATGGCTGGTGGCAGTATGATGAACGtaccagcagagagctggaagaTGCCTTTTCCAAGGGTAAAAAGAGCACTGAAATGCTAATTGCTGGTTTTTTATACGTAGCAGACCTTGAAAATATGGTTCAGTATAGGAGAAATGAGCATGGACGTCGCAGAAAAATAAAACGGGACATAATAGATATACCAAAGAAGGGAGTGGCTGGGCTGAGGCTGGACTGTGACACCAACACTGTCAACCTGACACGAGAAAGCTCTGCTGACGGTGCGGACAGCACACTGactccaggggctgcagctgtgcagcctctAGCACCCATTTCTGTGAGGCCCCTACCAGCACTAGATGGTCAGCTCGTGAGCCCTGCAACACCGTCACCTGATGCAAGCAATTCTCTAGAGAACTCTTTTGCCCACTTGCAAATAAATGGAGACAGTATGGCTGAAAGGAGTcacaggggagagggagaagaagaCCACGAATCACCGTCTTCTGGTAGGGTGCCAGCCCCTGACACCTCTGTTGAGGAGACCGAATCAGAtgccagcagtgacagtgagGATGTGTCTGCCCACCTTCAGCAACGCCTGTCCTCTGGTCAGCAGAGACACTTGAATGCTGGTGcaagccaggcaggagcagataGACCAGGGGCAGGGGGCGAGGTGGCAAACACAAGTGTAAGATCTAGAAGGCCAGATGGACAGTGCACAGTCACTGAAGTTTAA